The sequence CGGATGGCTCCTCTACACGGCGGCCGCGGCCGGGGACGAGAGGTTCGCGCGGGAGCTGCTCGCGGCGCAGCCGCTGCTCGTCTTCGGCGAGGGGGAGTACGGCGTCACCGACATCCTGTACGCCGGCGCGAGGAGCGGACGCCCCGAGGTGTTCCGCCTCCTGTTCGACGCGGTGCTGTCCGCGGCGCCGGCGTGCCCGGTCGGGGGTGACGACGGCGAGTTTAGGCGCGAGATGATGAACCGCGCCGTGCACGCCGCGGCGAGGGGAGGCAGCCTTGCCGTGCTCAGGGACCTCCTGCGCGGCTGCTCCGACGCCGCGGCATACAGGGACGCGCAGGGATCAACGATCTTGCACGCCGCGGCTGCAAAGGGCCAAGTTGAGGTATGTCTTGCAGTTTTTTTCCTTGTCAGCTTTATTCTTTCAAGATGGATGGACGTCGTCATCCGCAGCACCATGCAATGTATGTCCCGTCTGTTTAACATTTTCAGTGCTTGATTTGAAATTATCCGTACGGTTTGATCTATATAGACTAGTAATTCTGTACAAACATATGTTGCCTTTCACTTGCTTCTACTTGCAATATGACTGAACATTTTAGCCAGGTTGTCAGCTTGTTAGAAAAGTTCTATTTTGCATAGTTTAATTGAGTGAACAAAACATGTTGAGCATTAAAGTTGATTCAAGCCAATACTGCTTCTCTGATCTATAATCTAAGAATTGTTCATCCCTGTTTTGTTTGACTTTATTCCCACTTTGGCCCTTAGAGTTGATTCGGTGCACATGCTTGCTTGCCATTGCCAGGTTGTTAGTTGATCATGCGAATATGGATTAAACTTGTGGAATGACTCGATTAATCTAATGGTTGTACCTGTTGTTGTTGGCATTCACATATTATCTTTTAACACCGGATTGGAGCTTCATAAAATGTTGTCTGCCATCAAAATTTCACAGCAAAAGGGTACTTAAGGTTTGCTTGGTAGCACGTGAATTAAATTGATGCCTTTGGCGATGGAAATTTCCATTGACATCCCTAGTCATTAGTACATTTATGTTGCTGTCATGGAACCATTTGTAGTTTGTTATGTTCACTGATTGAAGGATGATCATTCGAGATGGCTCTTTATTATGATTAGAAGGGTTAAAAGTATTTTCCTTCATTCTGTATTTCTGTTGCTCCAAAGTTAGACCTTGGGATGGGTCCTGTGCTCAATTTTCTATGTACACACAGTTTACAAAGTACTACTAAACTAAATTTATGAACAAAAAAAATACTGTACGCTGCAGGTTGTGAAGGATCTGATTGCATCTTTCGATATAGCGAACTGTGTAGATGACCAAGGGAACACGGCGCTGCATATAGCAGCCTTCCGAGGCCATGTCCAAGTGGTCGAGGCTCTCATCACCGCATCTCCGTCTCTTATATCAGCAACAAACGAAGCCGGCGACACGTTCCTTCACATGGCACTGACTGGCTTCGGGACTCCCGAGTTCCAAAGGCTTGATCGCCAGACGGAGCTCATTAGGCAATTAGCGAGTGGAGCAATCGTGGATATCAGCAGCAGCACTATTATCAACGCGCAGAATGACGACGGGAAGACAGCTCTTCACTTGGCCGTGGTTTGCAACCTGCATTCGGACGTCGTTAAGCTCCTGATGAGCGTGCCTTGTATTGACCTCAACATCTGCGACAAGGACGGCATGACTCCTCTGGATCTACTCAGGAAGCAGCCACGGACGACGGCGTCAGAGATACTGATCAAACAACTGATCCTGGCCGGTGGGTTCACAAGCTCAAGGGACCACGAGACTAGGTCGGCTATCGCTTCTCAGCTGAAGATGCACTCCATTGTAGGAAGCCCGGGGACATCGTTCAAGATACCAGACGGCGAGATCTTCTTTCTC is a genomic window of Zea mays cultivar B73 chromosome 5, Zm-B73-REFERENCE-NAM-5.0, whole genome shotgun sequence containing:
- the LOC103627192 gene encoding ankyrin repeat domain-containing protein 50 isoform X3 codes for the protein MEVQLATEQPGDPFLPLRWESTGDQWWYATPIDWAAANGHYDLVRELLRLDPNLLVKLTSLRRIRRLESVWDDDARLDAAARNRAAVARRLLLDCEPDNDKQPPSRGGGGDAANRLLRAGYGGWLLYTAAAAGDERFARELLAAQPLLVFGEGEYGVTDILYAGARSGRPEVFRLLFDAVLSAAPACPVGGDDGEFRREMMNRAVHAAARGGSLAVLRDLLRGCSDAAAYRDAQGSTILHAAAAKGQVEVVKDLIASFDIANCVDDQGNTALHIAAFRGHVQVVEALITASPSLISATNEAGDTFLHMALTGFGTPEFQRLDRQTELIRQLASGAIVDISSSTIINAQNDDGKTALHLAVVCNLHSDVVKLLMSVPCIDLNICDKDGMTPLDLLRKQPRTTASEILIKQLILAGGFTSSRDHETRSAIASQLKMHSIVGSPGTSFKIPDGEIFFLHAAGVDVSGGIGEGGAAVPFSSVIARADVLHGPKLKRLNSFQDAAKHIKVLFRWPRRGWNKSGSGGRKGLDDDDASSVDSAKTWSHEETPTPLRQRYSRIGSLFNKRTYAAGRASPSEAVKKGGVVQPAGSTLLSTSLSSSSASLVDRFESVHQDNDQSPYVSRLIRHTPKKSGSLNSRLMNQSLRLRA